The Monodelphis domestica isolate mMonDom1 chromosome 7, mMonDom1.pri, whole genome shotgun sequence genome window below encodes:
- the LOC100016477 gene encoding serine protease 33-like has product MSLLVTASPHLGTRTHNGSSIPTVIKGEQKSPWNLVCGRPPLSLRVIGGENAREGKWPWHASLRRFKQHICGATLISHSWLLTAAHCIPRRLNATQFSVLLGSYHLDSPSPHALEQKVRQIIQHPAYTHLDESGGDIALIQLSEPVPFSENILPICLPGVSSALPSGTSCWVTGWGNIEEGGKLVSSPDHCTWSLSTQTFSPALFQSHKSIFPLPAPQILQQAQLSLLSWETCETLYHQDSHRPLKVPVIEYDMICAGSEEGTADSCQGDSGGPLSCQLKDRWVLGGVVSWGEVCGAPNRPGVYANVSAFIPWIITHAPEVQQNLVPSSASFYGYPESSILLGLFLMIAECLLIGL; this is encoded by the exons ATGAGCCTTTTAGTGACTGCTTCCCCTCATCTGGGTACTAGAACTCACAATGGCTCTTCCATTCCTACAGTCATCAAAGGAGAACAGAAGTCCCCCTGGAATTTAG TCTGTGGCCGACCTCCTCTTTCTCTCCGGGTGATTGGGGGTGAAAATGCCAGGGAGGGCAAATGGCCCTGGCATGCCAGCCTCAGACGATTTAAACAGCACATCTGTGGTGCCACTCTAATCTCTCATAGCTGGCTACTCACTGCAGCCCATTGTATTCCCAG ACGACTGAATGCCACTCAGTTCTCAGTCCTCCTGGGTTCTTACCACCTGGATTCCCCAAGCCCCCATGCCTTGGAGCAAAAAGTAAGGCAGATCATCCAGCATCCTGCATACACTCACCTGGATGAGTCTGGTGGTGACATAGCTCTGATACAGCTTTCAGAGCCTGTGCCCTTCTCCGAGAACATATTGCCTATCTGTCTCCCTGGAGTCTCTTCTGCACTTCCCTCAGGAACATCCTGTTGGGTGACAGGCTGGGGAAACATTGAAGAAGGAGGTAAGCTTGTTAGCAGTCCAGATCATTGTACTTGGAGCCTCTCCACACAGACCTTTAGCCCTGCTCTCTTTCAGAGCCACAAGAgcatct TTCCTCTCCCAGCTCCCCAGATCCTCCAGCAGGCCCAACTTTCCCTCCTGTCCTGGGAGACCTGTGAGACACTCTACCACCAGGACTCCCATCGTCCACTTAAGGTCCCAGTCATTGAGTATGACATGATCTGTGCTGGCAGTGAAGAGGGCACTGCAGACTCCTGCCAA GGTGATTCTGGGGGCCCTTTGTCTTGCCAATTAAAGGATCGATGGGTGCTAGGAGGTGTGGTGAGCTGGGGGGAGGTCTGTGGAGCCCCCAACCGCCCTGGAGTCTATGCCAACGTGTCTGCCTTCATCCCTTGGATCATCACTCATGCTCCTGAAGTACAGCAGAACCTCGTCCCCTCATCTGCCTCATTTTATGGCTATCCCGAATCTTCCATTCTTTTGGGTCTATTCTTAATGATAGCAGAGTGTCTACTGATAGGGCTGTaa